One region of Polyodon spathula isolate WHYD16114869_AA chromosome 25, ASM1765450v1, whole genome shotgun sequence genomic DNA includes:
- the LOC121299456 gene encoding B-cell CLL/lymphoma 7 protein family member A-like: MSGRSVRAETRSRAKDDIKRVMAAIEKVRKWEKKWVTVGDTSLRIFKWVPVTEPKTDEKSKSKKKGKDEKCGSEVTTPENSSSPGMMDMHDDNSNQSSIADASPIKQENSSNASPSPEQVPASQGESSEAKPEEIQPSAKDQTSPEGKNPNSLENSGTSPEKAEAQPSGDKDSSSEVAKTTQESEEGAPPSKKVKTETAQPVFEES, encoded by the exons ATGTCGGGCAGGTCAGTTCGCGCAGAGACCAGGAGCAGAGCGAAAGATGATATCAAGCGGGTTATGGCCGCTATTGAAAAAGTACGAAAATG GGAGAAGAAATGGGTAACGGTTGGAGACACGTCCCTCCGAATCTTCAAGTGGGTCCCTGTAACAGAGCCCAAGACTGACGAG AAGAGCAAGAGCAAGAAGAAAGGGAAAGATGAGAAGTGTGGCTCGGAGGTCACGACCCCGGAGAACAGCTCCTCTCCTGGAATGATGGATATGCATG ATGATAACAGCAATCAGAGCTCCATCGCAGATGCCTCTCCCATAAAGCAGGAGAACAGCAGCAATGCAAGCCCATCCCCAGAGCAGGTCCCTGCTTCCCAGGGAGAGAGTTCCGAAGCCAAGCCTGAAGAGATCCAGCCCTCTGCAAAAGACCAGACCAGCCCAGAGG GCAAGAATCCCAACTCATTAGAAAACTCTGGAACCAGCCCAGAAAAGGCAGAAGCACAGCCTTCGGGAGACAAAGATTCCTCCTCAGAAGTAGCCAAAACCACTCAG GAATCTGAAGAAGGTGCGCCACCTTCTAAAAAGGTTAAAACTGAGACAGCCCAGCCCGTCTTTGAGGAGAGTTAA